GCCTATCCCCGTGAAGAGTGCCCCGAATCGGGCGTTCATGCAGAGGTCGGCAAGCCAGATCAGCCTCTCCCGCGGGACACCTGCAACGGTTGGGGGAAGCGCGTCCGCGTGGCCCCTGAGGATCGCCCGTAGCGCCGAGAATACCGCGTAGTCCCCGCCCGGCCTGATCCGGATGAACTCATCGGCAAGCTTCGCGGTATCGGTCTCCCTGATATCCACGACGACCAGAGTCCGGTCATGGTGCCCGTTATCCCGGTACTTCCCGGTGACGAACGTCGTATACCGGGAGAGGTGGCGGGGGTGCGACTCGATGGGGTTCGAGCCCCAGTAGATCACGACGTCGGCCCGGTTCTTCACCGCACCAAGCGTGCACCCCGGGTGACCCGCCTCCTGGATGCCCATGATCGACGGCCCGTGGCAGATCGACGAACAGTTGTCGATCACGCCCCCGATCGCCTCGGCGATCTGGATGCCGATGCACTGCGCCTCCGCGGACGTCCCGCTCCACCCGAACAGGAGCGGCCGTTCGGCGTCGGCGAGCACCTCTGCGGTATACCGGATAGCCTCCTCTAATCCAATCGTCTCCCAGGTTCCTCCCGTCTTTGAGACAGGGAGCATGAGACGGCTCCTTGAGAGGAACTTCTCCGAGCCGAGCGAGCATGCGTTGTCGACCGACCGGATCGCCCCGCCCTCGACCCGCACGACCAGGTCGTCGCAGAGGCACCCGCAGAGCGGGCAGGCGACGTCGCGGATGGTCACCGCCCCGCTGCCGTCGTCACCGGAGGGTGCCGGCACCGGAGGGCATGCGGCCCCGCCTTCCTCGATGAGGATATCCCAACCGGATCGCGGGGAGAGATCGGTTCGTTTCACCGTCCCTTTCAGCCATTTGTAGTCCGGAGCACCGGTTCCCCGCGTGGTCGCGTGCAGGATTGCATTCGCGTGCGGCCCGCAGGGGATGAACACGGTTCCGGAGACGAGATCGTCGCAGGGAGTGGCGATAAACACCTCCTCTCCCGTCCCGGTCGAGAGGAGAAGGCAGTCTCCTGCCGCGGCCCCGAGTTCCAGGAGATCGAACGGGTTGACGAAGCAGCGTGCCGTCTCAATGGAGTAGGCGGGCATGTCTTTGTAGTAGAGTTTTTTGCCCTGCGCGATCGTCCTCCCGCTCGTGATGAGAATATCCATTGATGGTCAGTCTGACCTCTGCGGCGATAATGGTTGCGGATTTACAATTGAAAAAAGTAAACGAAAATAAATTTACCGGGTGACCCGCACCAGGAAGAGAAGGGGTGCCGGGCACCCCGGTATCGTGAGTGTCACACCGGCACGTACCGCGCCGCCGCCACCTTCTCCTTCTCGAACGTCTCGCTGAGGGCGAAGAGATCGCTCCTCTCGATATGCTCCTCTGCCCGGGCGAAGACCTCGCCCTCTTCCGAGACGAAGTGGGCCTCGACCCGTCCCCGAAGATCGGCGAGCGCCGGCATCCAGGCGTCATCCCGGAGCGGGATCCTCTCAAACCGTGCAAGCGTCTCCCGGACATCGGTGTGCTCGTCGAGCGATCGCCATATCTCCTCCGGAACCCTGTCCCGGAGGTGTGCATACAGGGTAACCTCCTCTGCATGCATGTGCCCCGGCAGTTCCCGGCGAAGCGTGATGCACCGGACGTCCCGGGTCTCGGGGTTGCTCTCGAGTTCGTCGAAGAGTGCCCTGATGAGATCGTGATCCTCACGGATCAATTCAAGAATCTGCGGCATATACGTCCTCCGTCCGGTGGAGAATAGGGGATGAGGAACTTAACGGTTTCGCCCGGCCGATCCCGGCCAAAAAAGAGAGGTGTCGGCACCCTCGCCCGACGTGCTCAGCGTGCCGCAACGGGGAGCGCGCTCTTCTTTGCCTCCTCGTAGCTGCTCCCAAGACTCGAGAGATCGTCGCTGCTCATCTTCTGCTGCATCTCGGGGAAGATATGCTCCTCCTCCTCGCTGATGTGGTGTTCCACGTTCTCCTTGATCACCGTCACTTTCGCCACCCAGACGTCTTCCTCCGACGTGGATGCGCTGTCGAGCTGGGATAGGAGCGTCTTGACCGCGTTGTGCTCCTCGATCGATTCGAGGGCTATCTCCTGCATCCCCGAGTCCATGAGTTTCGGGTATACGGCCTGCTCTTCTCCGATCATGTGCGGTATGAGGTTCTCCTTTAATGCGTTGTACTTCTGCTCCCGGCTGCTCGTGCCCTTGCTCGAGAGTTCCGAGAGTTGCGAGAGCACCATCTCGTGCTCCTGCTTCAGTATGTCGATAACGCTCTGTGCCATCGATTCACTTCCCCCCGCTCTTGCAGGGAAGCCATGAGGGGCGAGGCGAATATATATACATTATGCGGTGCCCCGTCGCGCGCCCTCTCCTTGCTCCCCGGCGGCGATGCGCCCGGCTGTATGGCGTTTCATGCCGGTGCCCGACAGTCGTTGCCGGATATCCATAAATGCTGCAGGCACATAGGATTGTACATGCCAAACGAGGATCGGGGCACCCCTACTCCCGGGACGAAGCTCCGGCGCGAGCTCGGCCTTCCCGCGGTCACCCTCTCGGGCATCGGGATCATCCTCGGGGCCGGGATCTATGCCCTGCTCGGGGAAGCGGCCGGCATGGCCGGAAACGCCGTCTGGCTGACCTTTGCCGTCGCCGCCGCCATCGCCGCCTTCAGCGCGCTCGGCTACGCCGAACTCTCGTCGATGTTCCCTCGTGCCAGCGCCGAGTTCGAGTATGTCAGAAACGCCTTCGGGAGGGGGCTCGCGTTCGTCGTCGGGTGGCTGATCATCTTCTCCGGCATCCTCGGGGCCGCAACCGTCTCGCTCGGGTTTGCCGGCTACTTCTCGGATCTCGTCGGCTTCCCGCCCCTCCCCTCCGCCATCCTGCTCCTCCTCGTCCTTGCCGGGATCCTCTTCTACGGCATCAAGGAGACCGCCCGGGCCGCCATCGCGATGACCCTCGTCGAGGTCGGAGGAATCGTCATGGTCATCCTGATCGGCCTCCCGCACCTCGGACGGGTAGACTACTTCGAGATGCCCCTCGGGGTTCCGGGTCTCCTGCAGGCCTCCGCGCTCGTCTTCTTTGCCTACATGGGATTTGAGGAGATGGTGAAACTCTCGGAGGAGACCAGAGACCCGGAGCGAACCATCCCCATCGCCCTGATGATTGCGCTCGCCGTCTCCGTCCTCCTCTACATCCTGGTCTCCCTCGCCGCCGTATCAGTCGTCGGGTGGGAGCAGCTCGCCGCATCGAGGGCGCCCTTCGCCGAAGTCGCGTCCGTCGCTCTCGGCCCTGCGGCGTTCACCGTCATCTCCGTCATCGCCCTCTTCGCCACGGCGAACACCGCTCTCCTGATGATGATGGCGTCGTCCCGGATCACCTATGGGATGGCCTCCTCCTTCTCGCTCCCGTCCATCCTCGCCCGGGTGCATCCCCGGACACGGACGCCGTGGACTGCCATCGTCGCCGTCCTGCTCGCCTCCATCGCGTTCCTCTTTGCCGGCGAGATCGACTTCGTCGCGAACGTCACGAACTTCACGCTCTTCGTGACGTTCGTCGTCATCAATGCAGCCGTGATCCTGCTCCGCTATCGTGCGCCGGAAGTTGCCCGGCCGTTCCGGATACCGGGCAGCATCGGCAGGTTCCCGGTCATCCCGGCCGTCGGTATCGTCTCGACCCTCCTTCTCCTCGCCCAGCTGGAACTCCTGGTGCTGCTCATCGGCGGGATGGTGGTCGTCATCGGTGCGGCGATTGCCCTTGTCGGAACGCGGCGGCCGCCTTCCGCCTAGTCCTGCTCCTCTTTTGCCCGGTAGCGCTCGATGGGCCCGATGGCTTCCAGCCTCCCGTCCGAGAGGACGGACATGGCGCCGTGGCCGCACGCGACCAGGCACCGCCGGCCGGTCGCTCTGAGTTCTTCGTCCAGGTCATGGATCAGTTCGAGCAGTGCCTTCCTCTCTCTCTTGGCGCAGTCGCTGTCGACGTTGACCGAGGTCACCAGGAAGTCGGCGAGCGAGTTGTAGCGTCTCCGCGCCTCGTCGAGGCTGCCGAAGTTGATCAGTGTGTCGGCGGTGAAGATGATCCCGTGCGTGGGGCAGAAGAAGTAGACCTGGCCGTGCATATGTCCGCCGAGAGACTCGAGAACCTCGAACTCGAGGCCGTTGACCGTAAAACGTGCGAGGACGGGGAAGATCGAGCGCATGCCGAGCCTCTCCGCCGGAAAGACCTCGGGGTCGCCTGGGGGGGTGAAGTGCGAGAAGAGGTTGATGACGGTCGTGTAGACCTCTTCGAGGATCGAGGACTCGCTGCGCGACCCGTATGCCCGGTTCGCCCGGCGGATGATCTCGAGCGACCCGGTGTGCGTATACGCCTTCGCCTCGAAGAGTCCCCCCGCCCCGCAGTGGTCGGCATCGGCATGGGTGATGTAGATCCTCCGGATCTTCCCGAGATCATCGAGACCGTAGTGCCGGAACATCCGGACGGCATCCTCGTGATAGATCCCGTATCCGGTGTCGATCATCACCGTCTCGTCCGGGGCGCGGAGCAGGAAGATGTTCCCGCCGCCCGGCATCTGGAAGCAGAAGACCTCGACGTCGTCGGCGAGGCTGATGCGCTGGACGTCCGCGTAGAACCCGTCGCCGGTGGTGTCCCGGAGCGTCCGGCCGGTGAGCAGGATGGACTCGAAGACCTCTCTTGGGTCCTGGCCGAGGCTGTTCAATTCCTGGACGATGTGGTTGACGTCCTGCAGGAGCGAGAGCAGGAACTCGTCCTCCGCCGTCCCGATCAGCCCCCGCACCGCCTGGGCGAATCGGACGTAGAAGACGGTGTCGTCGAGTCTCTCACCGGTGGTGTCGTACTCCAGGATCTCGAGACGGTAGCGGGACTTCAGCCGGTCGAGCAGGTTCTCGACGATCGCGGTCTCTTCGACGTTCAGGCTGATCGTGACTCTCCCGGGGTCCGGCCTCCGGTCGTCGAAGTCGATGTAGGCGATGTTCGCCCCCGCCCCGGTGACGTAGGTGAGGAGTTCGAAGAGGGATCCGGGTTCGTGAGGGAGGTATACGGAGAATTTGAGAAACCCGAGCGTCGGGAGCGACTCCTGGAGGTAGCCGATCGCGTGGAGGTCTCTCTTCATCCGGGTGTAACTCTCCGGCTCTGCGGTCACCTCAAAGAATACCGTGGCGGGATCGATCCGGCGGTCGTACTGGATGCGGATGATGTTGCCCGAGTAAGACTTGACGATCTCGGCCGCGCGATGCAGCGCGCCCGGTTTGTCGGGCATTCTGGCTACAAAAGAGTATTTATTCACCCGGTTCACCTTGTGGTTTATATAGGTGAGCGGCCGTCCTATAAGCACTTTTTTGTGCGTTCCGGCAGCCGGAACAAGAAAAGGGAGGTTTTTCTGCCTTCACACCATCCTGTCGCGGCCGGTCACGCCGCCATGAGTTTCTGATGCACCGCCTGTGCCCAGGCGCGGACGGCTTCCCAGTCGCGGAAGTCTCCGGTCTTTGCCCGGATCATCTTGACGATGGTGCGGTCGGTGAAGGAGAGGCCGCTGCTCTCCAGTCTGCCCGGGAAGACACCGACCTCCACCGGGTTGACGAGCAGCCTGACCGAGTCCATCGATGCTTCCGCTTTCCTGAGGATCTCGGGCCCCCCGTCTGCGACCGTGAGGCCCACGGCGAAGTAGGCGACCGGGATGGTGCGCAGGCGCTGCTGGTTCTTCTCGATGAAGACCTGCGGTTCCGGAAGCCACTTCCCCATGTATATCGGGCTTCCGATGACGGCGGCCCGGTACGGGGAGATGTCCTGAACCTCTCCCACCGGCCTGACATCGACATCAACGCCTGCTTTACGGAGTTCGTTGCCGATCGCCTCTGCCACTTCCGCGGTCGAGCCGTAGCGGGTGGCGTAGGCAACAAGAATCCTCTCTGCCATGAGTAGTTACTTCTTGCTCGACCGGTCTTATTCGTTGCGGGTCGGGTTATCTTCTTATGGATTGGCTCCCCTTTCAGGTTCGATGGCGACAAGAGATGAGGATGCCGAACGATGGTATCACAGAGGTCAGGTTCTCTGCACCACCCGATGCTTCAACGATGCGGTCGTCTGTTACGATAAGGCACTTGAACTCTCTCCCGACGACCCTCTCCTCTGGAAAAGGAAGGGGTTTGCTCTCATCAAGGCCGGCCGCTACGACGAGGCGGTCGCCTGCTTCGATAAGGCGCTCGCCGCAGATCCCGACGATGCGACGGCATGGCAGCGGAAGAGCTACGCTCTCGCGCACCTCGGGAAACACGAAGATGCGGTCGCCTGCTGTGATCGGGCGCTCAGGCTTGACCCGGAGCACATTCTCGCCTGGCAGAGCCGGGGCTGGGTGCTCGGGGTGATGTGCCGTTACGACGAGGCGCTGGAATGTTATGAGGCGGTTCTCTCGATCGACCCGGAACGTGGGTCGGCAGCCTGGCACCGGGAGCGGATGCGGGAGAGGAGAGAACTCGCGGCGCTCGAGGCAGAGATCCGGGAGGCCGAGCGGATCATCGAGGTGCCGGCCTGCATCCGCGACGTCGCCCGGGAGCGGGACTACGCCAACGTCGATCTCGCGCGGATGCTGCTTTGCGAACTCGCCCGCCGGGCAGAGAGGGCGGCGATCCAGCGCCGGTGAACGTGGGCGGTCTTCCCTGGAATCTATCTTTTAAACCGTCTTGAAAAAAAGGGCGTGAAGAAGGGATTCTATCCCTATCCGGTGAACCCGCTTCACCGGTGCGCAAAATACGCGCTTACCCGGCCGCCGTCCGCCGAATCGATCCGGGCAAACCCGATCCGCTCGAACTGGACGACGCGGTCGGTCTCTCCCGCGACCAGCGGCTCGCAGAACCCTTCGAGGCTCCCGTCCTGCCGGAGAAGGGTGCAGGGGAGTTTCGCGTCCGCCGGCAGCCACTGGATGATCGGCGCCTTCTCGTGCCGGGCCTCTTCGAGCGAGTCGCCCGCGTAGGATACCCGCAACGCATCGCCGTCCCACTCGATCTTCACGTTGTAGAGGTCTTTTAACCTGACCATGCTCTTCCCTTCGATATCCGCCCGCGGGAGGAGGATTGCTCCCTCCGCGACGAGGGTGCGAACCCCCCGGGAGGGATCGTTCGGATGGAGAAGAGCATGCGCCTCACGGCGCGGGGCGCCCTCCACCGTGACCTCGACCGGGTCGGGGACGAAGAAGTAGCGGTTCGCCTTCGGGTCGACGAGCTCCTTGTTCCGGGAGTAGAGGTTCTCCCACGAGAACGATATGTCGGTCTCCCCGATCCCGATATCGACCATGGCGTTCCGGACGGCCTCCGGCTCGATGCCGCGACGCGCGATCGCCCGCATCGTCCCGAGGTGGATGTCGTCCCAGCCCGTGTAGAGGCCGCTCTTGATCCCTTCGCGCATCCCCGACGTCGAGAGAACGACGCCCGATATCCCCATACGGCCGTAGTGGCGGTAGACCGGCGGCTTCCAGCCGAAGTAGTCGAAGATGTACCGCTGGCGTCTCGTGTTCGCGATATGGTCCTTGCCGCGGATGACGTGAGTGATCCCGAGCAGGTGGTCGTCCACCGCGACCGAGAAGTTCATCAGCGGAAAGACCGTGGCGTCCACCCGCGGGTGGAGCGGCGCGTTCACGATCCGCATCGCGGAGTAGTCCCGCATCGCCGGGTCGGGGTGGGTGAGATCCGTCTTCACCCGGACGGTCGCGTCGCCCTCGTAGAACTCCTGATCAAGCATCTGCTGCCAGAGTTCCAGGTTCTCCTCCACCGTCCGCTCCCGGCAGGGGCAGGCCTTCCCCTTGAGTTTGAGTTCGCGGAAGCGTTCGGAGTCGCAGACGCAGACGTAGGCGCCGCCGAGTTCGATCAGTCTCCTGCACCAATCGTAGTAGATATCGAGGCGGTCGCTCTGGTAGACGATATCGGTGATCCCGAGCCCCAGCCACGCGATATCTTCCCGGACCATCTCGTATGCCTCGGGATCGACCCTCCGCGGGTCGGTATCCTCGATGCGGAGGACGTATCGGCCGCCGTAGCGCTTGACGTAGTAGTCGTTCAAGATGGAGGCGCGGGCATGCCCGAGGTGCAGCGGGCCGCTCGGATTCGGCGCAAACCGCATCACCACGCCGTTCTCCGCCCCCTCGAGAGCAGGGAGTTCCCGGACGTGTTCGTGCGTCTCGGTGAGTTCCGCGAGAAGTTCGGGCGCGAGTGCTTCGAGCCGGCTCTTCCTCTCCGCCGCGCTCATCTGCGCCACCTCTGCGACCGCCTTCCCTGCAAGAGGGCCGAGTTCCCGCGCACGGCTCCGGAACTCGGGGTGCTTGCCGAGCACCGTGCCGATGACCGTCCCGCTCTTCGGGGCGCTGTCGTGCTTCACCGCGTTCTGCAGAGCGTAGATAAAGAGCAGGTGCTCGATATCGCCGTCCATGGTATCAGTTGCCTCGAGCAATGAAGAAATCGGCGATCTCCTCAAGAAGCCGCCTCTCCTCCGTGTCCGGGAGAATCGAGAGCGCCTGTTTCGCGACGGCTGCCCGTTCGACGGCGACCGCCCTGACCTGGTCGATGACCCCGGCCTCCCGGAGCCGGGCGATCAGGTCGTCGATCTCGGCAGTGGAGAGTTCTCTCCGGTACGGAACGAGATCGATCCCCTTCTCCCGCGCCCGGATAGCAATCAGGGTCTGTTTCCCTTCCCGGATATCCGACGCCCGGTCCTTGCCGCTCGCTTCACTGCTCGCAAGGAGATCGATGAGGTCGTCCTGTATCTGGAAGGCGATCCCGCTGTTCACCCCGTACTGATAGAGGGCGTCGGCCTGGACGGGATTTGCTCCGGCAAGGATTCCACCGATGGCGGCGGATGCCCCGTAGAGGACACCGGTCTTCTTGCTGACCATCTCCAGGTACTCCACCTCCTGGACGTCGCTCCTCTTCTCGAAGGCCATGTCCATGCTCTGCCCGTCGCAGATGTCGGTGCACGTCCGGGCAAGCATCTTCACCGCCCGGATCTTGGCGGCGTCCGCGGCTTCCGAGAAGCAGATGAACTCGAACGCCTTTGCATACAGCACGTCCCCGGCAAGAATCGCCGTCGGTTCGTCCCAGACCGTATGCACCGTCGGCACGCCGCGCCGGGCGGCGTCGCCGTCCATGATGTCATCGTGGATGAGGGTGAAGTTGTGGGTCAGTTCGAGCGAAAGGGCCGCCGGGAGCAGGTCGTCGGAGCTCCCCTTCCTCACCGCATCCGCAGCGAGAATGACGACCGCCGGGCGGAGGCGTTTGCCCCCCGCAAGCAGCAGGTGGGCGCTCGCCCGGAAGAGGTCGCCGTGGACATCTCCGAAGTAACGGTGGAGCGCCTTGTCGATCCGCTCAGCATTCTTCTCCAGGTAGTCTTCAAGCGTCGTCATGCATTGTCTCCTACTTTATCAACAGTCTGCTCCCGTTCCGGAGGATATGGAGGTCGTTGCCGAGCGTATACCCGAGCTCCTCCGCGAACCTCGCGTAGCCGCCGGTCATCCCGATGTCGCCGTGAGACGGGACGATATGCTGGGGATTTAAGAGATGCAGGAACTCGTAGTGGTCCTCTTTGTAAGCGTGACCCGAGACGTGCAGTTCATCGAAGATCCGCACGCCCGCCATCTTGGCACGGGCCTCGACCAGGTAACGCTGGCCGTAGTTCATTGGGTTCGGGATCACCTTTGCGGAGAAGAGGATCTTGTCGCCCTTCTCCATCTTGTAGGGGGTGTCCCCCATCACGATCCTTGTCAGGATGGCGCCTGTCTCTCCCTGGTGGCCGGTGACGATCGGGAGGAACTTATCCTTCCCGGTCTTCATGATCCGGCGCAGCGTCCTATCAACGGTCCGGCGGTTGCCGAACATGGAGAGGGACTCGGGGAACGCGACCAGTTTCAACTGTTCGGCCGCCGAGCTGTAGCGCTCCATCGACCGCCCGAGCAGGACCGGTTTTCTGCCGATCTCGTGGGCACATTCGGCGATGGCCTTGACACGGGATATATGCGACGAGAACGTCGAGACGAAGAGAGCGCCTTTGTCGTCCTCGTAACTCGTGATGGTATCCCGTACGAGGTCCCGCGCGATCCTCTCGCTCGGGCACCGGCCGTTATCGGCGATGTTGACGCTCTCCGTGATGAGGGCAATGACACCCTCCTTCCCGATCTGCCGCAGCCTGGCGAAGTCAGGGGGCGCCCCGAGCACCGGCGTCCGGTCGAGTTTGAAGTCGTTTGCATAGACGACCGCGCCTCTTGGCGTGTGCAGGACCGGGAAGACCGTATCGATGATCGAGTGCTGGGCCTGCACGAACTCGAGCGTCAGGTGCGGGGAGATGGTATAGCGCTGCCCGGCTTTCAGGGCGAAGAGCTTGTTGTTCACTCCGAACTTCTGTTCGCCTGCAATTTGCTGTCGGATCAGTTCCGAGGTGTAAGGCGTGCTGATGATCGGGGCGTTGTAGCGGTGCGCCAGTTTCGGTATAGCACCGATATGGTCAAGGTGTCCGTGCGAACAGACGATAGCCTTGACGCTCCCCTCGGTCGCATTCATGATGGTGTCATCAGGAATGGCCTTCATCTCGATCAGGTCCAGGGAATGCATATTCTCGATATCAGCATCCTCGTGGATCATCACCTGGTCGAGCCTAAGACCCATATCAAAGATGACAATCTCTTTTCCGCAGCGGACGGCAGTCATATTTCTGCCGACTTCGTTATATCCGCCCACTGCTATGATCTCAATATCCATGTAGTCTCCTTGTAGAGTTTTTCCGTTGTTAGTCGCTGTTTTCAATCATTTGCCGGGTCAGGCCGGTTATATACGTCCTGGCGTGCCGGAGATCCGCTACAGACCGGGATCCCGTCAGGAACATCGCCACGCGGAGTTCGCGGTGCATCGCTTCGACGGCCAGAGAGAGCGCGTTCTCGCTCTCCATGGCTGGTTTCAAGAGGGGGAGCGCCATGCCCCCGAGGTCTGCCCCGAGAGCGATGGCCTTAGCGATGTCGACACCTGTTCGTAGTCCGCCCGTCGCGATGATCGGGCCTTCTATCGTCCGCACCTCGTGGAGGCTCACCACCGTCGGTATGCCCCACGAGAGGAATGCCTCCCCGAGATCGGCGAGTTCGGAGCCGCTCGCCCGCAGGCGTTCAATCTTCGCCCACGACGTGCCTCCGTAGCCGCCGATATCGATGGCGCTTGCTCCGGCACCCCGGATAATCCTTGCGGTTCCGGCCGATATGCCGGAACCTGTCTCCTTCACGATGACGGGGTAGGAGAACTCTTTGCAGAGGTTGCGCAGCACTTCGATGCATCCCTCTGCGTTGTGATCGCCCTCCGGCTGAATCGCTTCCTGAAGCGAATTGATGTGGATGGCGATCGCCTGTGCATCGATCATCTCGACAGCCCGCTCCGCCCACTCGATGCCGTGGTCGCGGAGCTGGATGATTCCAAGGTTCGCGCAGAGGAACGCGTGTGGCGCTTCCTCCCGCACGACAGTGAAACTCTCCTCCAGTTCGGGCTTCTCCAGTGCCGCTCGCTGAGAACCGACACCCATGCCGAGGTTATACCGTTCGGCGGCACGTGCCAGCCGTCGGTTCACCTCGAGGGTGTCCGGATGTCCTCCGGTCATCGCTGCAATGAAGAGGGGGGAACCGAGTGCTCTATCGAGGAACCGCGTCTTCGTCTCGATCGCGTCCATGTCGCACTCGGGAAGAGCGTTATGCACCAGGCGCACGTCCCCAAAGCCGGCGTCGCCGGCCTCGACGGGCTGCTCGCAGCATATCTGCAGGTGATCCCGTTTTCTTGAAGACGTCGCGGTCTCTTTCTTCATGGTTTACTCCTTTGCGGTTATCATTGTTCCGCCATGCTCGATACCGTCCAGGAACCGGCCGATCTTCGAGACATGGAAGATGTGTGAATCGATGCCGGCATCGGCCAATGCCAGGAGTTCCGCAAGTTTGCCTCGCATGCCCCCGGTCACGTCGGTGTTTCCCGACCCGCCGACATCGAGCGACTCCACCGTGCTGCGGTCGATACGCGGGACGACCGAGCCGTTCGCGAGGACGCCGGGAACATCCGTTGCAAGGCCCACCCGCCTGCTTTTGAGAGCGGCGGCAAGATGGGTCACGAGCTGGTCGCCCGAGACGATGCAGGAGCCCCGGAGACGGTCCATCACCACGTCGCCGTGCAGCACGGGCACAATGCCGTGTTCCGACATTTCGGCGATGTGGCGGGTCTCGAACGAGACCAGACGTCCGTTTTCGGCGAGGCCGAGGTCGAGGGGGTGGATGCCGATTGCCTCGACCCCCGCGTCCCGCAGAGCGTCGACGACCGCCGTGTTCAGGCTTGAGACGGCGGTATGTGTCTCGTAGACGCCGGGGACGTTCTCTCCGGTCAGGCCGTCGTTGATCCGGTAGCGACGGGCCTCGGGATGCCCGCACGACCCCGCGCCGTGGACGAGCACGAGAGCGGTCTCTCTCTGTGCGGCAAGTTCTACCGCGATCTCGCGGAGGCGGGCGTGATCGATGGCACAATCCCCCGACTTGTCGGTGATCACGCTCCCCCCCAGTTTCAGTACCACTCTCTCAGTCATGCTTCTCTTTTCTCGCGCCGTCCGTATCTATCGACGTGATGATTGCTCTTCCTTCGCAGGCCTCGATGGCCCCGGCAACCCGGCTCTTCGCACGCCTCGGACAGAGGGCGACGATGCACCCGCCGCCTCCGGCCCCCGTGATCTTTGCGCCGTATGCGCCGCTTGCCCGCGCCGCAAGCACGAGTTTGCTGCTCACCGGGTGCCCCACGCCGAGCGCTTCCAGGAGGGCGTGGTTCATGTCCATATACTGCCCGAGTTCCTTCGGGTTGCTGATGTTATGGAGGGCTGCAAGCGTCAGCGCCCCGATCGCGTCCAGGATCGGGTTCGCGACCTCGGGGTGTTTTCGCTGGAGTGTCCCGACCAGTTCCACCATCTTCGCGGTACTGTGCGGCACCAGGGTGTTCCCCACGACGACCTGCAGGTTCTCGGGCGGCAGTCTCCGCTTGGAGTTCCCCGTGATCAGCACCATGCCGCCGTTTGCACAGACGTAGGTGTCGGTGGGGCTTGCCCGCCCTTTCTGAACTTTCTTCTCGATGGCAAACGCGGTCTCTGCGATGTAATCCCGGGTGTGCCCGAGATTGAACTCGTCATTGATCGCAGAGAGCGTCGCCACCGTCACCGCGGCCGACGACCCGAGCCCCGACGAACTCTGGAGCTGGGAGTGGACGTAGACACTGCCCCGGGCACCCATCATCC
This sequence is a window from Methanoculleus horonobensis. Protein-coding genes within it:
- a CDS encoding formylmethanofuran dehydrogenase subunit B, which encodes MDILITSGRTIAQGKKLYYKDMPAYSIETARCFVNPFDLLELGAAAGDCLLLSTGTGEEVFIATPCDDLVSGTVFIPCGPHANAILHATTRGTGAPDYKWLKGTVKRTDLSPRSGWDILIEEGGAACPPVPAPSGDDGSGAVTIRDVACPLCGCLCDDLVVRVEGGAIRSVDNACSLGSEKFLSRSRLMLPVSKTGGTWETIGLEEAIRYTAEVLADAERPLLFGWSGTSAEAQCIGIQIAEAIGGVIDNCSSICHGPSIMGIQEAGHPGCTLGAVKNRADVVIYWGSNPIESHPRHLSRYTTFVTGKYRDNGHHDRTLVVVDIRETDTAKLADEFIRIRPGGDYAVFSALRAILRGHADALPPTVAGVPRERLIWLADLCMNARFGALFTGIGLTQSRGRYKNVRNAIQLVDELNRHTKFTLTPMRGHWNVNGTNQTFSFLTGYPYGVDFSRGTPYYNPGETTAVDLLRRGEADACLIIGADPGAHLPRRCNEHLATIPTIVIDPFVSLSTSVADLHIPVACTGIDCEGTGYRMDSVPIRMKKILDLGLPTDEEVLSEILSRVQERRQPYGVIVPERRYSEAPPAA
- a CDS encoding hemerythrin domain-containing protein, which gives rise to MPQILELIREDHDLIRALFDELESNPETRDVRCITLRRELPGHMHAEEVTLYAHLRDRVPEEIWRSLDEHTDVRETLARFERIPLRDDAWMPALADLRGRVEAHFVSEEGEVFARAEEHIERSDLFALSETFEKEKVAAARYVPV
- a CDS encoding hemerythrin domain-containing protein; translated protein: MAQSVIDILKQEHEMVLSQLSELSSKGTSSREQKYNALKENLIPHMIGEEQAVYPKLMDSGMQEIALESIEEHNAVKTLLSQLDSASTSEEDVWVAKVTVIKENVEHHISEEEEHIFPEMQQKMSSDDLSSLGSSYEEAKKSALPVAAR
- a CDS encoding APC family permease — encoded protein: MPNEDRGTPTPGTKLRRELGLPAVTLSGIGIILGAGIYALLGEAAGMAGNAVWLTFAVAAAIAAFSALGYAELSSMFPRASAEFEYVRNAFGRGLAFVVGWLIIFSGILGAATVSLGFAGYFSDLVGFPPLPSAILLLLVLAGILFYGIKETARAAIAMTLVEVGGIVMVILIGLPHLGRVDYFEMPLGVPGLLQASALVFFAYMGFEEMVKLSEETRDPERTIPIALMIALAVSVLLYILVSLAAVSVVGWEQLAASRAPFAEVASVALGPAAFTVISVIALFATANTALLMMMASSRITYGMASSFSLPSILARVHPRTRTPWTAIVAVLLASIAFLFAGEIDFVANVTNFTLFVTFVVINAAVILLRYRAPEVARPFRIPGSIGRFPVIPAVGIVSTLLLLAQLELLVLLIGGMVVVIGAAIALVGTRRPPSA
- a CDS encoding MBL fold metallo-hydrolase, coding for MNKYSFVARMPDKPGALHRAAEIVKSYSGNIIRIQYDRRIDPATVFFEVTAEPESYTRMKRDLHAIGYLQESLPTLGFLKFSVYLPHEPGSLFELLTYVTGAGANIAYIDFDDRRPDPGRVTISLNVEETAIVENLLDRLKSRYRLEILEYDTTGERLDDTVFYVRFAQAVRGLIGTAEDEFLLSLLQDVNHIVQELNSLGQDPREVFESILLTGRTLRDTTGDGFYADVQRISLADDVEVFCFQMPGGGNIFLLRAPDETVMIDTGYGIYHEDAVRMFRHYGLDDLGKIRRIYITHADADHCGAGGLFEAKAYTHTGSLEIIRRANRAYGSRSESSILEEVYTTVINLFSHFTPPGDPEVFPAERLGMRSIFPVLARFTVNGLEFEVLESLGGHMHGQVYFFCPTHGIIFTADTLINFGSLDEARRRYNSLADFLVTSVNVDSDCAKRERKALLELIHDLDEELRATGRRCLVACGHGAMSVLSDGRLEAIGPIERYRAKEEQD
- a CDS encoding flavodoxin domain-containing protein, with protein sequence MAERILVAYATRYGSTAEVAEAIGNELRKAGVDVDVRPVGEVQDISPYRAAVIGSPIYMGKWLPEPQVFIEKNQQRLRTIPVAYFAVGLTVADGGPEILRKAEASMDSVRLLVNPVEVGVFPGRLESSGLSFTDRTIVKMIRAKTGDFRDWEAVRAWAQAVHQKLMAA
- a CDS encoding tetratricopeptide repeat protein, producing the protein MATRDEDAERWYHRGQVLCTTRCFNDAVVCYDKALELSPDDPLLWKRKGFALIKAGRYDEAVACFDKALAADPDDATAWQRKSYALAHLGKHEDAVACCDRALRLDPEHILAWQSRGWVLGVMCRYDEALECYEAVLSIDPERGSAAWHRERMRERRELAALEAEIREAERIIEVPACIRDVARERDYANVDLARMLLCELARRAERAAIQRR